In Gammaproteobacteria bacterium, a single genomic region encodes these proteins:
- the fabB gene encoding beta-ketoacyl-ACP synthase I produces the protein MRRVVVTGIGIVSSIGNNQNEVLESLQQGRSGIEFSEEYKKLGFRSHVHGPVHINPTEHIERKLLRFMGDTTAYNYIAMKEAVEDSGLSEEQISNPRTGLITGSGGASTANVVRATDTLRNKSAKRIGPYGVTQTMSSTTSACLGTGFKIKGMSYSISSACATSTHCIGNAYELIQFGKQDIVFAGGGEEVHWSMSMLFDAMGALSSKYNEHPEQASRPYDANRDGFVISGGGGMLVLEELEHAQQRGAKIYAELVGYGATSDGHDMVQPSGEGAVRCMQMAMADIDTPIDYINAHGTSTPVGDGRELDAIRNVFTDNIPNISSTKSLSGHALGAAGAHEAIYSLLMQQNNFISASANIENLDPAAAGIPIAQQRIDNINLHTIMSNSFGFGGANASLVFRKL, from the coding sequence ATGCGTCGAGTAGTTGTTACGGGTATTGGCATTGTCTCCAGCATTGGCAACAATCAAAACGAGGTTCTGGAATCGTTACAGCAAGGACGTTCCGGCATTGAGTTTAGTGAAGAATACAAAAAATTAGGCTTTCGTAGCCACGTACATGGTCCCGTTCACATTAATCCGACTGAGCACATTGAACGTAAGCTACTTCGTTTCATGGGTGACACTACCGCTTATAACTATATCGCCATGAAAGAGGCCGTAGAAGACTCCGGCCTTAGCGAAGAACAGATATCAAATCCCCGAACCGGTCTTATTACCGGTTCAGGTGGTGCCTCAACAGCCAATGTAGTCCGCGCTACCGACACACTGCGTAACAAGAGCGCAAAACGTATTGGTCCTTATGGTGTAACACAAACCATGTCCAGCACCACCTCGGCCTGCCTTGGCACCGGCTTCAAGATCAAAGGCATGAGCTACTCAATTAGCTCCGCCTGCGCCACCAGCACCCACTGTATTGGTAATGCCTATGAACTGATACAGTTTGGCAAACAGGATATTGTCTTTGCGGGTGGTGGTGAAGAGGTACACTGGTCGATGAGTATGTTATTCGATGCTATGGGTGCCCTCTCCTCCAAATATAACGAACACCCTGAACAGGCATCCAGGCCTTATGATGCTAACCGCGATGGTTTTGTGATCTCTGGTGGCGGTGGCATGCTGGTGCTGGAGGAACTGGAACATGCACAGCAGCGCGGTGCCAAAATTTACGCTGAACTGGTCGGTTATGGTGCCACCTCGGATGGCCATGATATGGTGCAACCATCAGGTGAAGGGGCCGTGCGCTGTATGCAGATGGCAATGGCCGATATAGACACACCCATTGACTATATCAACGCCCATGGCACCAGCACCCCGGTGGGTGATGGACGTGAACTGGATGCCATTCGCAATGTCTTTACAGACAACATTCCAAACATAAGCTCAACCAAGTCACTCAGCGGACATGCGCTGGGGGCGGCAGGTGCTCATGAAGCCATTTACTCCCTGTTAATGCAACAAAACAACTTTATTTCTGCCTCGGCTAATATTGAAAACCTGGATCCAGCAGCAGCAGGCATACCCATTGCACAACAACGGATTGATAACATCAATCTACACACCATTATGTCCAATAGTTTTGGTTTTGGTGGTGCCAATGCATCTCTGGTCTTTAGAAAGCTATAA